One Trueperaceae bacterium DNA segment encodes these proteins:
- a CDS encoding response regulator transcription factor has translation MAKNRVLIVEDDVDILRLLTRELEDAGFEVAAYDSGMRGLSAVRESNPDLVILDLGLPDMSGQEIARRLRHTGNIPIIILTAADEVGTKVEMLNAGADDYLAKPFHVEELVARVNVQLRKRTLGVAQKIGELTIDPARRQVFWAAEEVRFSPREYELLHYLAGQPGRVYSRKEIEHNVWGEELPPSSNVVDVHIANIRSKLRDAGGFGVIRTVRGVGYALKS, from the coding sequence ATGGCGAAGAACCGCGTCCTCATCGTCGAGGATGACGTCGACATCCTCAGGCTCCTGACCCGCGAGCTGGAGGACGCCGGCTTCGAGGTGGCGGCCTACGACAGCGGCATGCGCGGCCTGTCGGCCGTCAGGGAGTCGAACCCGGACCTCGTCATCCTCGACCTCGGGCTGCCCGACATGAGTGGCCAGGAGATAGCGCGGCGCCTGCGCCACACCGGCAACATCCCCATCATCATCCTCACGGCCGCCGACGAGGTCGGCACCAAGGTCGAGATGCTCAACGCCGGCGCCGACGACTACCTCGCCAAGCCCTTCCACGTCGAGGAGCTGGTGGCGCGGGTCAACGTGCAGCTCCGCAAGCGCACGCTCGGCGTGGCTCAGAAGATCGGCGAGCTCACGATCGACCCGGCCAGGCGGCAGGTCTTCTGGGCCGCGGAGGAGGTCCGCTTCAGCCCCCGCGAGTACGAGCTCCTGCACTACCTGGCAGGCCAGCCCGGACGCGTCTACAGCCGCAAGGAGATCGAGCACAACGTGTGGGGTGAGGAGTTGCCGCCGTCGTCGAACGTGGTCGACGTGCACATCGCCAACATCCGCAGCAAGCTGCGCGACGCGGGCGGGTTCGGCGTCATCCGGACGGTGCGCGGGGTGGGGTACGCGCTGAAGTCTTGA